The following coding sequences are from one Salvia hispanica cultivar TCC Black 2014 chromosome 3, UniMelb_Shisp_WGS_1.0, whole genome shotgun sequence window:
- the LOC125215807 gene encoding L-arabinokinase, translated as MGAQDSAKRPLVFAYYVTGHGFGHATRVVEVARHLILAGHDVHVVTGAPDYVFTTEIQSPRLFLRKVLLDCGAVQADALTVDRLASLEKYSETAVVPRETILATEVEWLKSIRADFVVSDVVPVACRAAADAGIRSVCVTNFSWDFIYAEYVMAAGHHHRTIVWQIAEDYSHCEFLIRLPGYCPMPAFRDAIDVPLVVRRLHKPREEIRKELGIGEDVKTVILNFGGQPSGWTLQEKFLPSGWLCLVCGASESLDLPPNFVKLAKDAYTPDLIAASDCMLGKIGYGTVSEALAYKIPFVFVRRDYFNEEPFLRNMLEFYQTGVEMIRRDLLTGHWRPYLEHALSLKPSYEGGINGGEAAAKILQDTAYGKNYAADKLSGARRLRDAIVLGYQLQRAPGRDLSIPDWYANAENELGLRTGSPTTLMNEDTFFTPSRPEDFEILHGDCMGLSDTMTFLKSLSELDGILVSGITEKLQKRERKAAAGLFNWEEDIFVARAPGRLDVMGGIADYSGSLVLQMPTREACHVAVQKSHPSKQRLWKHALARQNAKGQGPTPVLQIVSYGSELSNRGPTFDMDLSDFMDGDQLMSYENARSFFARDPSQRWAAYIAGTILVLMKELGVHFENSISVLVSSAVPEGKGVSSSAAVEVATMSAIAASHGLNIEPRQLALLCQKVENHVVGAPCGVMDQMTSACGEANKLLAMVCQPAEVLGLVDIPSHIRFWGIDSGIRHSVGGADYGSVRIGAFMGRKIIKSVAAELLSQSTANGVTSDDLEEDGIELLETEASLDYLCNLSPHRYEALYVNQLPQTILGEAFLRKYADHNDPVTVIDMKRNYGLRAATRHPIYENFRVKAFKALLTSATSDDQLTALGELLYQCHYSYSACGLGSDGTDRVVQLVQEMQHSKHSRAGEGTLYGAKITGGGSGGTVCIVGRNCLRSNEQIIQIQKRYEGATGYLPIVFEGSSPGAGRFGHLRIRRRLRSPN; from the exons ATGGGAGCACAAGATTCTGCCAAACGACCTCTAGTGTTTGCCTATTATGTCACTGGCCATGGTTTCGGCCATGCCACCCGCGTTGTCGAG GTAGCTCGGCATCTCATTCTTGCTGGGCACGATGTTCATGTGGTCACTGGTGCACCAGATTATGTTTTCACAACTGAAATACAGTCTCCTCGTCTTTTCCTACGGAAG GTGCTCTTGGATTGTGGAGCAGTTCAAGCAGATGCATTGACAGTTGATCGCCTTGCGTCTTTGGAGAAG tattccGAGACAGCTGTAGTACCTCGTGAGACTATTTTAGCGACTGAAGTAGAGTGGCTGAAATCCATCAGGGCAGACTTTGTG GTGTCAGATGTCGTTCCAGTTGCTTGCAGAGCAGCAGCTGATGCTGGCATACGCTCTGTTTGTGTCACCAATTTTAG TTGGGACTTCATCTATGCTGAATACGTAATGGCTGCTGGTCATCACCACCGGACCATAGTTTGGCAG ATTGCTGAGGACTATTCGCATTGTGAATTTCTTATCCGTCTCCCAGGATACTGTCCAA TGCCTGCATTTCGTGATGCTATTGATGTACCTTTGGTAGTGAGGAGGTTGCACAAGCCCCGTGAGGAG ATTAGGAAAGAACTCGGGATTGGGGAGGATGTGAAGACTGTCATTCTCAACTTTGGTGGACAG CCCTCAGGTTGGACTTTGCAGGAGAAGTTCCTGCCAAGCGGTTGGCTTTGCCTG GTATGTGGTGCGTCTGAGAGTCTCGACCTTCctccaaattttgtgaaacttGCAAAAGATGCATACACTCCTGACTTGATAGCAGCATCTGATTGCATGCTAG GCAAAATTGGATACGGAACAGTTAGTGAGGCCCTTGCATACAAGATTCCATTTGTCTTTGTGCGCCGGGACTACTTCAATGAAGAaccatttttaagaaatatgcTAGAG TTCTATCAAACTGGTGTTGAGATGATTAGAAGGGACCTATTAACTGGACACTGGAGACCATATCTCGAACATGCGCTTAGCTTAAAACCGAGCTACGAGGGTGGCATAAACGGCGGAGAG GCTGCAGCTAAAATTTTGCAAGATACAGCCTATGGTAAAAATTATGCAGCAGACAAG CTTAGTGGGGCTCGGAGATTGCGTGATGCTATTGTTCTTGGGTATCAATTGCAAAGGGCTCCAGGCAGAGATCTCAGTATCCCAGATTGGTATGCAAATGCTGAAAATGAACTTGGTCTCCGCACTGGATCTCCTACCACTCTCATGAATGAAGATACTTTTTTCACGCCATC ACGCCCTGAAGATTTTGAGATTCTTCACGGAGATTGTATGGGCCTTTCTGATACCATGACTTTCTTGAAGAGCCTATCAGAACTTGATGGTATCCTTGTTTCTGGAATTACTGAGAAGCTCCAAAAGAGGGAACGAAAAGCTGCTGCAGGTCTCTTTAACTGGGAG GAAGACATTTTTGTGGCAAGAGCACCTGGAAGATTGGATGTTATGGGTGGAATAGCTGATTACTCGGGAAGCCTTGTACTTCAG ATGCCGACTAGAGAAGCTTGTCACGTTGCAGTACAAAAGTCCCATCCATCTAAACAGAGATTGTGGAAGCACGCCCTGGCTCGACAGAATGCTAAGGGACAAGGCCCAACTCCTGTTCTGCAAATT GTATCATATGGATCTGAATTAAGCAATCGGGGACCTACCTTTGACATGGATCTGTCAGATTTTATGGACGGAGACCAACTCATGTCATACGAAAATGCCAGAAGTTTCTTTGCTCGGGATCCATCGCAAAG ATGGGCAGCATATATTGCGGGGACCATTCTGGTTCTGATGAAAGAACTGGGAGTTCACTTTGAGAATAGTATTAGTGTTCTG GTATCCTCTGCTGTGCCAGAAGGCAAAGGTGTCTCTTCTTCTGCAGCTGTGGAGGTCGCTACAATGTCTGCAATTGCCGCTTCTCATG GATTAAATATCGAGCCAAGACAGCTTGCTTTGCTCTGCCAAAAG GTGGAAAATCATGTAGTTGGAGCTCCATGTGGTGTCATGGATCAGATGACTTCTGCGTGTGGTGAAGCTAACAAACTTCTCGCAATGGTTTGTCAG CCTGCTGAGGTATTAGGTCTCGTGGACATTCCTAGTCACATACGATTTTGGGGAATTGATTCCGGAATCCGGCATAG TGTTGGTGGTGCTGATTATGGATCTGTCAGAATAGGAGCATTCATGGGtcgaaaaattattaaatccGTGGCTGCAGAATTGCTATCACAGTCCACTGCAAATGGTGTGACGTCGGATGATCTGGAAGAAGATGGAATCGAACTGCTTGAAACCGAGGCTTCCTTGGACTACTTATGCAACTTGTCACCGCATAG ATACGAAGCTCTCTATGTCAATCAACTTCCTCAAACGATACTCGGTGAGGCTTTCTTGAGGAAATATGCTGACCATAACGATCCAGTCACTGTGATTGATATGAAGAGAAACTATGGACTCAGAGCAGCTACCAGGCATCCTATATACGAAAATTTCCGTGTCAAg GCCTTTAAAGCATTACTAACATCAGCAACTTCAGATGATCAGTTAACTGCTCTTGGAGAATTATTGTATCAG TGCCACTATAGCTACAGCGCCTGTGGGCTCGGCTCAGATGGGACAgaccgggtggtgcagctagtgCAAGAAATGCAGCACAGCAAACACTCTAGGGCGGGTGAGGGTACTTTGTACGGTGCAAAAATCACCGGAGGAGGATCTGGAGGCACTGTTTGCATTGTCGGGAGGAACTGCTTACGAAGCAACGAGCAAATTATTCAG ATACAGAAGCGATACGAAGGTGCAACGGGCTACTTACCTATCGTTTTCGAGGGATCCTCTCCCGGTGCAGGGAGATTTGGCCATCTGAGAATTCGTCGTCGCCTCCGAAGTCCGAACTAA